The following proteins are co-located in the Solea solea chromosome 21, fSolSol10.1, whole genome shotgun sequence genome:
- the LOC131448450 gene encoding dual specificity phosphatase 29-like, which translates to MPRGLSCLASSEGAGTMYETPPASELHRLMWTKKGPSNHLDEVQPRIYIGDMYAAKDKRTLQAHRITHVLNAADGKFNVNTGQSFYRDTNITYHGVEAFDMSSFNMSPFFYQAANFIKNALSSPTGKVFVHCAMGLSRSSTLVLAYLMIHEHMTLVDAIKAVGANRNISPNNGFLEQLRELDKQLHYQGSSRSLCVNGRT; encoded by the exons ATGCCCAGAGGCCTCAGCTGCCTGGCAAGCTCCGAAGGGGCAGGCACCATGTACGAGACTCCCCCGGCTTCAGAGCTGCACAGGCTGATGTGGACAAAGAAAGGACCCAGCAACCACCTGGATGAGGTTCAGCCCAGGATCTATATTGGAGACAT GTACGCAGCCAAAGACAAGAGGACACTCCAAGCTCACCGCATCACCCACGTGCTTAACGCTGCTGATGGGAAGTTCAACGTGAACACGGGCCAAAGCTTCTACAGAGACACCAATATCACTTACCATGGAGTGGAGGCTTTTGACATGTCATCCTTTAACATGAGTCCCTTCTTTTACCAAGCTGCCAATTTCATCAAGAATGCTTTGAGCTCACCCACAG GTAAAGTGTTCGTCCACTGCGCGATGGGTCTCAGCCGCTCGTCCACACTAGTCCTGGCCTACCTCATGATCCATGAGCACATGACGCTGGTGGACGCGATCAAAGCCGTCGGTGCCAACAGAAACATCTCGCCAAATAACGGCTTCCTGGAGCAGCTCAGAGAGCTGGACAAACAGCTGCACTACCAGGGGTCATCGAGGAGCTTGTGCGTCAATGGGCGGACTTGA
- the LOC131448234 gene encoding dual specificity phosphatase 29-like, which produces MRPEEEPEYQTPPTCDLLSLLLRNRRPTGAVNEVWPNLYIGDAATAQDKSLLVNLRITHVVNAADGVQHIDTGPLFYSDTNILYHGVEAADCKDFDLGPFFTETAEFIHGALSHKGKVLVHCARGISRSATLVLAFLMIKERLTLIDAVRTVRQHRNVLPNVGFLNQLRHLDSSLALQRRTT; this is translated from the exons ATGAGGCCAGAGGAGGAGCCAGAGTATCAGACACCACCCACCTGCGATCTGCTCAGCCTTCTGCTGAGAAACAGACGCCCCACTGGAGCTGTCAATGAGGTTTGGCCCAACCTCTACATCGGAGATGC GGCCACAGCTCAGGATAAATCCCTGCTAGTGAATCTGAGGATAACACACGTGGTGAACGCCGCAGACGGAGTCCAGCACATCGACACTGGACCACTTTTCTACTCAGACACCAACATTCTGTATCACGGCGTAGAAGCAGCAGACTGTAAAGATTTTGACTTGGGCCCATTTTTCACAGAGACGGCCGAATTCATTCATGGTGCTCTGAGTCACAAAG GTAAAGTGCTCGTCCACTGTGCGCGAGGAATCAGCCGCTCTGCGACTCTCGTGTTGGCTTTCCTCATGATCAAAGAGAGACTCACCCTCATTGACGCAGTACGGACCGTTCGCCAGCACAGGAACGTTCTGCCAAATGTTGGATTTCTCAACCAGCTCCGTCACCTGGACTCATCCTTGGCTCTGCAGCGGAGAACAACGTGA
- the LOC131448233 gene encoding dual specificity phosphatase 29-like encodes MASHKSKTGTKINVTKAESSPVDEYVTPGGYELEKILNRGIVVYTHVNEVWPHVYIGDEETAKDKYTLKRFGITHILNAAEGTWNNVDTGAGYYSDMDVVYYGVVAEDVATFDLSQYFFSAAHFIEETLKNPQNKLLVHCVMGRSRSATLFLAYLMICENMTVVDAIEHVKNHRRIIPNWGFLKQLRELDMRLQEERDATERR; translated from the exons ATGGCTTCTCACAAGTCAAAGACTGGCACCAAGATTAATGTTACAAAGGCAGAATCCAGTCCGGTGGATGAATATGTCACACCTGGGGGCTACGAGCTGGAGAAAATCCTCAACCGTGGGATTGTAGTTTATACTCATGTCAATGAGGTCTGGCCTCATGTTTACATCGGGGACGA GGAGACGGCAAAGGACAAGTACACTCTGAAAAGGTTTGGGATCACGCACATCCTGAACGCCGCAGAGGGGACGTGGAACAACGTGGACACCGGCGCCGGCTACTACAGCGACATGGACGTCGTCTACTACGGCGTGGTGGCAGAGGACGTGGCGACGTTTGACCTGAGCCAGTATTTCTTCTCTGCGGCCCACTTTATTGAAGAAACACTGAAAAACCCTCAGA ATAAACTGCTGGTGCACTGTGTGATGGGAAGGAGTCGCTCCGCCACACTTTTCCTCGCCTACCTAATGATCTGTGAGAACATGACGGTGGTGGACGCCATCGAGCACGTGAAAAACCACAGGCGGATCATCCCAAACTggggcttcctgaaacagctgAGAGAGCTGGACATGCGACTCCAGGAGGAGAGAGACGCCACAGAGCGGAGATGA